One genomic region from Siniperca chuatsi isolate FFG_IHB_CAS linkage group LG18, ASM2008510v1, whole genome shotgun sequence encodes:
- the ptgdsa gene encoding prostaglandin D2 synthase a isoform X2, translating to MVGLFHIYQKFAGKWYRLGLAYDSPAFVPYRDKLKASMGMITPLPNGNVNLTMWDATTVGCQIKVYQYEKTTVPGQFTYFSTRHNMVKDVTVVDTNYTEYALVHKHKAFNREYTQVALYGRSQTVRTDVIQRFKAFALSRGFPRESILTPPPAGNCPPSGSRR from the exons tttgcAGGTAAATGGTACCGGTTGGGCCTGGCCTATGACTCGCCAGCTTTTGTTCCCTACAGAGACAAACTGAAGGCCTCCATGGGCATGATCACACCACTGCCAAACGGCAATGTTAACCTCACAATGTGGGATGCCac AACTGTAGGTTGTCAGATTAAGGTGTACCAATATGAGAAGACCACCGTACCTGGACAATTCACCTACTTTAGCACAC GCCATAACATGGTGAAGGACGTCACAGTGGTGGACACAAACTACACTGAATATGCTTTGGTTCACAAACACAAGGCTTTTAACAGAGAATACACACAGGTGGCGCTTTacg GTCGCTCTCAAACGGTCAGAACTGATGTAATTCAGAGGTTTAAAGCCTTTGCCTTGTCCCGGGGTTTCCCAAGAGAGTCTATTCTGACTCCACCTCCAGCAG GAAATTGCCCACCATCAGGATCTAGACGTTAG
- the LOC122865155 gene encoding protein AMBP-like isoform X2 translates to MQRALSLVSLLVLGSAWTLQAVPVLPEPLILTQENFDLGRFMGKWYEVAVVSTCPHYMQRKRGNPVIVALELQQVASEGNFTTTTTSFRNGSCKQTSTDYSLTNTPGRFFYHVARFGADVDSFVVHTNYDEYAMMLLLSTEKPSGNKTTTVKLYSRTMNVRAALLDDFKTLVRQHGMSDDTFIMNQNKGECVPDEQVTKPITTLPQILVPKRSKTDVVLPVVRAQEEDAGNI, encoded by the exons ATGCAGAGAGCATTGAGTCTGGTGTCTCTGCTGGTCCTGGGGTCGGCCTGGACCCTGCAAGCGGTCCCTGTGCTCCCAGAACCTCTTATCCTCACACAGGAGAACTTTGATCTGGGCCGG TTCATGGGGAAGTGGTATGAGGTAGCAGTGGTTTCTACTTGTCCTCACTACATGCAGCGCAAGAGGGGAAACCCCGTCATTGTTGCACTGGAGCTGCAACAAGTTGCCTCTGAGGGCAACTTCACAACGACGACCACTAGTTTCAG GAATGGCTCGTGTAAGCAGACGTCCACAGATTATAGTTTGACCAACACTCCAGGACGATTCTTCTACCATGTTGCAA GGTTCGGAGCAGATGTTGATTCCTTTGTGGTTCATACCAACTACGATGAGTATGCAATGATGCTTCTGCTGAGCACAGAGAAACCATCAGGAAATAAAACCACCACAGTCAAGCTTTATA GTCGAACTATGAATGTGAGGGCTGCCCTGCTGGACGACTTCAAAACACTGGTCAGACAACACGGAATGAGTGATGACACTTTCATCATGAATCAGAACAAAg GTGAGTGTGTTCCAGATGAGCAGGTGACAAAGCCCATCACTACTCTGCCTCAG ATTTTGGTTCCCAAGAGGTCAAAAACAGATGTGGTTCTGCCTGTGGTTCGTGCACAAGAGGAGGACGCTGGTAATAtttga
- the LOC122865155 gene encoding protein AMBP-like isoform X1 — protein sequence MQRALSLVSLLVLGSAWTLQAVPVLPEPLILTQENFDLGRFMGKWYEVAVVSTCPHYMQRKRGNPVIVALELQQVASEGNFTTTTTSFRNGSCKQTSTDYSLTNTPGRFFYHVARFGADVDSFVVHTNYDEYAMMLLLSTEKPSGNKTTTVKLYSRTMNVRAALLDDFKTLVRQHGMSDDTFIMNQNKGVKCCQKPPLHLTGFPGECVPDEQVTKPITTLPQILVPKRSKTDVVLPVVRAQEEDAGNI from the exons ATGCAGAGAGCATTGAGTCTGGTGTCTCTGCTGGTCCTGGGGTCGGCCTGGACCCTGCAAGCGGTCCCTGTGCTCCCAGAACCTCTTATCCTCACACAGGAGAACTTTGATCTGGGCCGG TTCATGGGGAAGTGGTATGAGGTAGCAGTGGTTTCTACTTGTCCTCACTACATGCAGCGCAAGAGGGGAAACCCCGTCATTGTTGCACTGGAGCTGCAACAAGTTGCCTCTGAGGGCAACTTCACAACGACGACCACTAGTTTCAG GAATGGCTCGTGTAAGCAGACGTCCACAGATTATAGTTTGACCAACACTCCAGGACGATTCTTCTACCATGTTGCAA GGTTCGGAGCAGATGTTGATTCCTTTGTGGTTCATACCAACTACGATGAGTATGCAATGATGCTTCTGCTGAGCACAGAGAAACCATCAGGAAATAAAACCACCACAGTCAAGCTTTATA GTCGAACTATGAATGTGAGGGCTGCCCTGCTGGACGACTTCAAAACACTGGTCAGACAACACGGAATGAGTGATGACACTTTCATCATGAATCAGAACAAAg GAGTCAAATGTTGTCAGAAACCCCCTCTCCATCTTACTGGCTTTCCAGGTGAGTGTGTTCCAGATGAGCAGGTGACAAAGCCCATCACTACTCTGCCTCAG ATTTTGGTTCCCAAGAGGTCAAAAACAGATGTGGTTCTGCCTGTGGTTCGTGCACAAGAGGAGGACGCTGGTAATAtttga